The following coding sequences are from one Lolium rigidum isolate FL_2022 chromosome 6, APGP_CSIRO_Lrig_0.1, whole genome shotgun sequence window:
- the LOC124665431 gene encoding phosphatidylinositol transfer protein 3-like, with protein sequence MASVRGAGDAGEGEWLKVAELKAMAGAQDPQAKEVDNLTLRRFLRARGQDVGKASTMLLKFVAWRREAVPDGAIPAEHVRSDIAGQKVSMAGVDRAGRPVMLAFPARHFSANRDMATFKRFIVYLLDHICARIPRGQEKFLCIVDLKGWGYANCDVRAYIAAIEIMQNYYPERLGKALMIHVPYLFMKAWKMVQPFIDANTKDKFVFIDDKKLEETLKRELDESQVPEMYGGKLTLVPLS encoded by the exons ATGGCGAGCGTGAGAGGAGCAGGGGATGCAGGGGAAGGGGAGTGGCTCAAGGTCGCCGAGCTCAAGGCCATGGCTGGAGCTCAGGACCCACAAGCCAAG gaggtggacaaCCTGACACTTCGGAGGTTCCTGCGCGCGCGCGGCCAGGACGTGGGCAAGGCGTCGACGATGCTGCTCAAGTTCGTGGCGTGGAGGCGGGAGGCCGTGCCGGACGGCGCCATTCCGGCGGAGCACGTGCGATCGGACATCGCCGGCCAGAAGGTCTCCATGGCCGGCGTCGACCGCGCCGGCCGCCCCGTCATGCTTGCCTTCCCCGCCAGGCACTTCTCAGCTAACCGCGACATGGCCACATTCAAGC GATTTATCGTCTATCTGCTCGACCATATCTGTGCCAG GATCCCTCGAGGGCAGGAGAAGTTTCTGTGCATCGTGGACCTCAAGGGGTGGGGGTACGCCAACTGCGATGTCAGGGCCTACATCGCGGCCATTGAGATCATGCAGAACTACTACCCGGAGAGGCTAGGCAAGGCGCTCATGATCCACGTCCCCTACCTGTTCATGAAGGCGTGGAAAATGGTGCAGCCCTTCATCGATGCCAATACCAAGGACAAG TTCGTGTTCATCGACGACAAAAAACTGGAGGAAACGCTGAAGAGGGAGCTAGACGAGAGCCAGGTACCGGAGATGTATGGCGGGAAGCTGACTCTTGTTCCTCTCAGTTAG
- the LOC124662516 gene encoding phosphatidylinositol transfer protein 3-like, producing the protein MAKSVKGAGDAGEGEWLKVAELKAMAGAQDPYAKEVDNLTLRRFLRARGQDVGKASAMLLKSVAWRRDDVPGGGIPAERVQAELSNQMASMCGVDRAGRPVLLVLPAKHLSANRDMAGFKRYIIYLLDNICTRIPRGQEKFLCIVDLKGWGYANCDVRAYIAAIEIMQNYYPERLGKALMIHIPYLFMKAWKMVQPFIDANTREKFVFIDDKKLGETLRRELDESQVPEVYGGKLTPVPLS; encoded by the exons ATGGCGAAAAGCGTAAAAGGAGCCGGGGATGCAGGGGAAGGGGAGTGGCTCAAGGTCGCCGAGCTGAAGGCCATGGCCGGAGCCCAGGACCCATATGCCAAG GAGGTGGACAACCTGACGCTGAGGAGGTTCCTGCGGGCACGGGGGCAGGACGTGGGCAAGGCGTCAGCGATGCTCCTCAAGTCCGTCGCGTGGAGACGGGACGACGTGCCGGGCGGCGGTATCCCGGCGGAGCGGGTGCAGGCTGAGCTGTCGAACCAGATGGCCTCCATGTGTGGCGTCGACCGAGCCGGCCGCCCCGTTCTGCTCGTCTTGCCGGCCAAGCACTTATCGGCCAACCGCGACATGGCCGGCTTCAAGC GGTATATTATCTACTTGCTCGACAATATCTGTACCAG GATCCCTCGAGGGCAGGAGAAGTTTCTATGCATCGTGGACCTGAAAGGGTGGGGGTACGCCAACTGCGATGTCAGGGCATACATCGCGGCCATTGAGATCATGCAGAACTACTACCCAGAGAGGCTGGGCAAGGCGCTCATGATCCACATCCCTTACCTGTTCATGAAAGCCTGGAAGATGGTGCAACCCTTCATCGACGCCAACACCAGAGAAAAG TTCGTGTTCATCGACGACAAGAAACTAGGGGAGACTCTGCGGCGGGAGCTAGACGAGAGCCAGGTGCCGGAGGTGTACGGCGGGAAGCTGACACCAGTTCCCCTCAGTTAG
- the LOC124661863 gene encoding histone-lysine N-methyltransferase, H3 lysine-9 specific SUVH4-like isoform X2 has translation MEAMDSVAVMEVAAVPDPVFVGAAPLTPPPEASVLRRSARCLNRPRAPIYTEKEEPKQSTGRRGRPKKKRDAENHDPAAEAQAPAKVARKTPKAEPKEKKPMPVVEPISAADFAGAAAEEDALGKGKSAKLRVKETLRAFNSHYLHLVQEEQKRAQAVIQEIEASKNKAGKKGGEDEIKEKRPSKRPDLKAITRMQENNSVLYTEKVIGQIPGIDVGDQFYSRAEMVVLGVHSHWLNGIDYMGMKYKEMKGYANFSFPLATCIVMSGIYEDDLDKADEIIYTGQGGNDLLGNHRQIGSQKLARGNLALKNSKDNGNPVRVIRGHVAKNSYTGKVYTYDGLYKVVEDWVQNGVQGHVVFKYKLKRLEGQPSLTTSEVRFTRAEAPRNISELPGLVCDDISGGQENIPIPATNLVDDPPVPPPGFAYIKSLKISKGIKIPSDCAGCDCEGDCASNKNCSCAKLNGSDLPYVSFKDVGRLVEPKAVVFECGPNCSCNRNCVNRTSQQGLQHRLEVFKTASKGWGVRTWDTILPGAPICEYVGVLRKTEDVESLLHNNYIFDIDCLQTMKGLDGREKRAGSDMQLPSLHAENDTEAPPAPEYCIDAGSIGNVARFINHSCNPNLFVQCVLISHKDVKLAKVMLFAADTILPLQELCYDYGYVLNSVVSATGDIIELPCYCGAPDCRKRLY, from the exons ATGGAGGCGATGGATTCGGTAGCCGTGATGGAGGTCGCGGCGGTGCCGGACCCGGTCTTCGTCGGCGCCGCACCCCTGACCCCTCCGCCAGAGGCGTCCGTGCTGCGCCGCAGCGCGCGGTGCCTCAACAGGCCGCGCGCCCCCatctacacggagaaggaggagccCAAGCAGTCCACCGGCCGCCGGGGCCGCCCGAAGAAGAAGAGGGACGCCGAGAACCACGACCCCGCGGCGGAGGCGCAGGCCCCAGCGAAGGTGGCCAGGAAGACCCCCAAGGCTGAGCCGAAGGAAAAGAAGCCGATGCCCGTGGTTGAGCCGATATCTGCGGCTGATTTCGCTGGGGCTGCCGCGGAGGAAGATGCGTTGGGCAAGGGGAAGAGTGCTAAGCTGCGGGTCAAGGAGACCCTGCGGGCCTTCAACAGCCACTACCTGCATCTTGTCCAG GAAGAGCAGAAGAGAGCTCAGGCTGTGATACAGGAGATTGAAGCTAGCAAAAATAAG GCTGGCAAGAAAGGTGGTGAAGATGAAATCAAAGAGAAACGCCCATCAAAGCGACCTGACTTGAAAGCAATTACAAGG ATGCAAGAAAACAACTCTGTTCTTTACACGGAGAAGGTGATTGGACAGATTCCAG GGATCGACGTTGGGGATCAATTCTACTCTCGCGCGGAGATGGTTGTTTTGGGCGTTCACAGCCACTGGCTGAATGGCATTGATTATATGGGGATGAAATACAAAGAAATG AaggggtatgcaaacttcagtttCCCTCTGGCAACTTGCATTGTCATGTCAGGGATATACGAGGATGATTTGGACAAGGCCGATGAGATCATCTATACCGGACAAGGTGGAAACGATTTACTTGGCAACCATCGCCAGATTGGTTCTCAAAAATTGGCTCGTGGGAATTTGGCCTTGAAG AATAGCAAGGATAATGGCAATCCAGTACGAGTTATTCGAGGTCATGTGGCAAAGAATAGCTACACTGGAAAAGTCTACACCTACGATGGCCTATACAAG GTTGTAGAAGACTGGGTGCAGAATGGAGTACAGGGGCACGTTGTATTCAAATATAAATTGAAGAGGCTTGAGGGCCAGCCATCTTTGACTACATCTGAG GTGCGATTCACCCGAGCAGAAGCTCCCAGAAATATTTCTGAATTACCTGG GTTGGTTTGTGATGACATCTCTGGAGGGCAGGAAAACATTCCAATTCCTGCTACTAATTTGGTTGATGATCCACCTGTTCCTCCACCTG GTTTTGCATACATCAAATCTCTAAAAATTTCGAAGGGCATCAAGATTCCATCAGATTGTGCTGGCTGTGATTGTGAAGGAGATTGTGCCAGCAACAAAAATTGCTCATGTGCTAAACTCAACGGCTCAGATCTACCTTATGTGTCATTCAAGGATGTTGGCAG GTTGGTGGAGCCAAAAGCAGTTGTATTTGAGTGTGGTCCGAACTGCAGCTGCAACCGTAACTGTGTAAATAGAACATCTCAACAAGGTCTGCAGCATCGTCTAGAG GTATTTAAGACAGCTTCCAAAGGATGGGGAGTTCGGACATGGGACACGATCCTCCCTGGAGCCCCTATTTGTGAATATGTTGGCGTGCTCAGGAAGACAGAAGATGTTGAAAGCTTGCTACATAATAACTACATATTTGACATCGACTGTCTTCAAACTATGAAAGGTTTAGATGGACGAGAG AAAAGGGCTGGGTCTGACATGCAACTGCCCTCTCTCCATGCTGAGAACGATACCGAGGCACCACCTGCACCAGAATACTGCATTGATGCTGGCTCTATTGGAAATGTTGCAAGGTTCATAAATCACAGCTGCAACCCTAACCTATTTGTCCAGTGTGTCTTAATCTCTCACAAAGATGTGAAGCTGGCAAAGGTGATGCTTTTTGCTGCCGACACTATACTTCCACTTCAG GAGCTCTGCTACGACTATGGCTATGTCCTGAACAGCGTTGTTTCTGCAACTGGAGATATCATTGAGCTGCCATGCTACTGCGGTGCCCCAGATTGCAGGAAGAGGCTCTACTAG
- the LOC124661863 gene encoding histone-lysine N-methyltransferase, H3 lysine-9 specific SUVH4-like isoform X1: protein MEAMDSVAVMEVAAVPDPVFVGAAPLTPPPEASVLRRSARCLNRPRAPIYTEKEEPKQSTGRRGRPKKKRDAENHDPAAEAQAPAKVARKTPKAEPKEKKPMPVVEPISAADFAGAAAEEDALGKGKSAKLRVKETLRAFNSHYLHLVQEEQKRAQAVIQEIEASKNKKAGKKGGEDEIKEKRPSKRPDLKAITRMQENNSVLYTEKVIGQIPGIDVGDQFYSRAEMVVLGVHSHWLNGIDYMGMKYKEMKGYANFSFPLATCIVMSGIYEDDLDKADEIIYTGQGGNDLLGNHRQIGSQKLARGNLALKNSKDNGNPVRVIRGHVAKNSYTGKVYTYDGLYKVVEDWVQNGVQGHVVFKYKLKRLEGQPSLTTSEVRFTRAEAPRNISELPGLVCDDISGGQENIPIPATNLVDDPPVPPPGFAYIKSLKISKGIKIPSDCAGCDCEGDCASNKNCSCAKLNGSDLPYVSFKDVGRLVEPKAVVFECGPNCSCNRNCVNRTSQQGLQHRLEVFKTASKGWGVRTWDTILPGAPICEYVGVLRKTEDVESLLHNNYIFDIDCLQTMKGLDGREKRAGSDMQLPSLHAENDTEAPPAPEYCIDAGSIGNVARFINHSCNPNLFVQCVLISHKDVKLAKVMLFAADTILPLQELCYDYGYVLNSVVSATGDIIELPCYCGAPDCRKRLY, encoded by the exons ATGGAGGCGATGGATTCGGTAGCCGTGATGGAGGTCGCGGCGGTGCCGGACCCGGTCTTCGTCGGCGCCGCACCCCTGACCCCTCCGCCAGAGGCGTCCGTGCTGCGCCGCAGCGCGCGGTGCCTCAACAGGCCGCGCGCCCCCatctacacggagaaggaggagccCAAGCAGTCCACCGGCCGCCGGGGCCGCCCGAAGAAGAAGAGGGACGCCGAGAACCACGACCCCGCGGCGGAGGCGCAGGCCCCAGCGAAGGTGGCCAGGAAGACCCCCAAGGCTGAGCCGAAGGAAAAGAAGCCGATGCCCGTGGTTGAGCCGATATCTGCGGCTGATTTCGCTGGGGCTGCCGCGGAGGAAGATGCGTTGGGCAAGGGGAAGAGTGCTAAGCTGCGGGTCAAGGAGACCCTGCGGGCCTTCAACAGCCACTACCTGCATCTTGTCCAG GAAGAGCAGAAGAGAGCTCAGGCTGTGATACAGGAGATTGAAGCTAGCAAAAATAAG AAGGCTGGCAAGAAAGGTGGTGAAGATGAAATCAAAGAGAAACGCCCATCAAAGCGACCTGACTTGAAAGCAATTACAAGG ATGCAAGAAAACAACTCTGTTCTTTACACGGAGAAGGTGATTGGACAGATTCCAG GGATCGACGTTGGGGATCAATTCTACTCTCGCGCGGAGATGGTTGTTTTGGGCGTTCACAGCCACTGGCTGAATGGCATTGATTATATGGGGATGAAATACAAAGAAATG AaggggtatgcaaacttcagtttCCCTCTGGCAACTTGCATTGTCATGTCAGGGATATACGAGGATGATTTGGACAAGGCCGATGAGATCATCTATACCGGACAAGGTGGAAACGATTTACTTGGCAACCATCGCCAGATTGGTTCTCAAAAATTGGCTCGTGGGAATTTGGCCTTGAAG AATAGCAAGGATAATGGCAATCCAGTACGAGTTATTCGAGGTCATGTGGCAAAGAATAGCTACACTGGAAAAGTCTACACCTACGATGGCCTATACAAG GTTGTAGAAGACTGGGTGCAGAATGGAGTACAGGGGCACGTTGTATTCAAATATAAATTGAAGAGGCTTGAGGGCCAGCCATCTTTGACTACATCTGAG GTGCGATTCACCCGAGCAGAAGCTCCCAGAAATATTTCTGAATTACCTGG GTTGGTTTGTGATGACATCTCTGGAGGGCAGGAAAACATTCCAATTCCTGCTACTAATTTGGTTGATGATCCACCTGTTCCTCCACCTG GTTTTGCATACATCAAATCTCTAAAAATTTCGAAGGGCATCAAGATTCCATCAGATTGTGCTGGCTGTGATTGTGAAGGAGATTGTGCCAGCAACAAAAATTGCTCATGTGCTAAACTCAACGGCTCAGATCTACCTTATGTGTCATTCAAGGATGTTGGCAG GTTGGTGGAGCCAAAAGCAGTTGTATTTGAGTGTGGTCCGAACTGCAGCTGCAACCGTAACTGTGTAAATAGAACATCTCAACAAGGTCTGCAGCATCGTCTAGAG GTATTTAAGACAGCTTCCAAAGGATGGGGAGTTCGGACATGGGACACGATCCTCCCTGGAGCCCCTATTTGTGAATATGTTGGCGTGCTCAGGAAGACAGAAGATGTTGAAAGCTTGCTACATAATAACTACATATTTGACATCGACTGTCTTCAAACTATGAAAGGTTTAGATGGACGAGAG AAAAGGGCTGGGTCTGACATGCAACTGCCCTCTCTCCATGCTGAGAACGATACCGAGGCACCACCTGCACCAGAATACTGCATTGATGCTGGCTCTATTGGAAATGTTGCAAGGTTCATAAATCACAGCTGCAACCCTAACCTATTTGTCCAGTGTGTCTTAATCTCTCACAAAGATGTGAAGCTGGCAAAGGTGATGCTTTTTGCTGCCGACACTATACTTCCACTTCAG GAGCTCTGCTACGACTATGGCTATGTCCTGAACAGCGTTGTTTCTGCAACTGGAGATATCATTGAGCTGCCATGCTACTGCGGTGCCCCAGATTGCAGGAAGAGGCTCTACTAG
- the LOC124662517 gene encoding trihelix transcription factor ASR3-like yields the protein MSGNGDSPAAAATTPRSRLPRWTRHETMVLIQAKHATERRAAQPVRLKWAVVSAYCRRHGVERGPMQCRKRWGNLSWDLKKIVAWEKNLAAGAAAETAAAPLGPSFWDMRGEERRGRQLPSSFDREVYDAIVGGANTKLLSSPDSVEEMDLAEGGDDADEHPTPPPQPIMAVPISVRMYEPVPPASSQSQQECSDPATESAKKPASEKNSTSQQDSEATFGAGVGAADGTATATGATTSLGRLVAEALERGNRVLAEQLEAQRASWDEDREHRRALLGAVNKLADAVARIADKL from the exons ATGTCTGGCAACGGCGACTCACCGGCGGCTGCTGCCACCACGCCGAGGTCTCGTCTGCCGCGGTGGACACGGCACGAGACGATGGTGCTGATCCAGGCGAAGCACGCAACCGAGCGGCGGGCGGCGCAGCCGGTGCGGCTCAAGTGGGCTGTGGTGTCGGCCTACTGCCGGCGGCACGGCGTGGAGCGTGGGCCCATGCAGTGCCGCAAGCGCTGGGGCAACCTCTCCTGGGACCTCAAGAAGATCGTCGCATGGGAGAAgaacctcgccgccggcgccgccgcagaGACGGCGGCTGCGCCGCTCGGCCCGTCGTTCTGGGACATGCGAGGTGAGGAGCGGCGCGGGAGGCAGCTGCCGTCCTCGTTCGACCGGGAGGTCTACGACGCCATCGTCGGCGGCGCTAACACCAAGCTGCTGTCGTCGCCAGACTCCGTCGAGGAAATGGACCTCGCCGAGGGCGGTGACGACGCGGACGAGCATCCTACGCCGCCACCGCAGCCGATCATGGCCGTGCCCATCTCAG TGAGGATGTACGAGCCAGTGCCACCAGCCTCCTCCCAATCTCAACAAGAATGCTCTGATCCAG CGACGGAGAGCGCCAAGaaaccggcgtcggagaagaactCGACGTCGCAGCAGGACAGCGAGGCGACGTTCGGCGCAGGAGTCGGCGCTGCCGATGGCACGGCCACGGCGACGGGGGCGACGACGAGCTTGGGGAGGCTGGTGGCGGAAGCGCTGGAGAGGGGGAACCGTGTGCTGGCGGAGCAGCTCGAGGCGCAGAGGGCGAGCTGGGACGAGGACAGGGAGCACCGCAGGGCGCTCCTCGGCGCCGTCAACAAGCTCGCCGATGCTGTCGCCAGGATCGCCGACAAGCTCTGA